The genomic DNA ATGACCGACTGGGGCGCGCACCATAACGACATCGCGCAGTGGGGCAACGGCACCGAGCGCAGCGGCCCCGTCGCGATCGAGGGCAGGTCCCTCATCGAGATGATTCCGGGCGGGTACACGGCCGCCAGCCAGTATCACATCGAATACACTTACGCCAACGGCGTAAAGCTCACCTGTGTCAGTGTCGCGACGGACGGGCCCGACGGCTCACACCACGGCAAACCGGACGATCCGGTTCATGGCGTGAAATTTGAAGGGACCGACGGCTGGATTTTTGTGACTCGCGGCCGGATCGAAGCCAGCAAGCCGGAAGTGCTCACCGAACCACTGGCATCGAACGCGACGCATCTCTATGTCAGCGACAATCACATGGGTAATTTCTTCGACTGCGTCCGCTCGCGAAAGCCGCCAATCTGCGAACCGGAGATCGGACACCGTTCGGTCACGGTTTGCCACCTCGGCGTGATCTCCATGAGGCTTGGTCGAAAGTTGAACTGGGATCCGGAGAGGGAACGGTTCGTCAACGACACGGAGGCGGACAGGTGGCTCGCGCGTCCGCAACGCAAGCCCTATACGTATGACCTGGCCTGAAAACTGTCAGAGGTATCTTGGGGAGCGCACACGGCCCGCGTGCTGTTCGCGGCGGCTCGCCGCGAAGTTTAACACAAGCAACCGTTCGCCATCTGGCAGTTTTAATTGTTCGATGTTTCACCTCAGCGTGCTCTCCCCGCATTTTCTCAGCGTAACCAACCAAAACCAACGGGTATCATTAACAGGAAAGCCTATGAAAACTTTGAAAGCACTTGCCGTCATCGCCGCGGTTTCATCCTTCGGCATCATCTCGTTCGAGCCGGCGCGCGCGGCTGAACACGAGCACGGCGAAGCCTGGGCAGCGGTCCGACAGGCCGTTGCGGTTTTGCACGCCACCGCCGGCAACAAGTGCCATGGCACGGTGCGGTTCACCCAGGAGGGCGACTCGGTGAAAGTCGTGGCGGACATCGAAGGACTGACGCCCGGCCAGAAACACGCCATCCATGTTCATCAGTATGGCGATTGCTCGTCCGCCGACGGCATGAGCGCGGGCGGTCACTACAATCCCGAAGGCCACCAGCATGGTTTACCCGAGAAGGAAATGCGTCATGCGGGCGATCTGGGCAATCTTACCGCCGACAATGACGGCAAGGCTCACTACGAAATCACCGTGAACAACATTTCAATCGCAGGCATGAAAAACCCTGTCATTGGACGCGGCGTCATCGTGCATGCAAAGGTGGACGACGGCGGCCAGCCAGTCGGCAACGCGGGCGGGCGCATCGCTTGCGGCGTGATTGGCGTCGCGAACACTGCCGCGAAGAAATGACGCCTGGATTCGCTGCCGCAGCCTTGGCCTGAGATGAGAAGGATCCTCCGAGTCGGCGCGCTTGCCCTGGCCGTGTTCAGCCT from Candidatus Angelobacter sp. includes the following:
- a CDS encoding gfo/Idh/MocA family oxidoreductase, which gives rise to MTDWGAHHNDIAQWGNGTERSGPVAIEGRSLIEMIPGGYTAASQYHIEYTYANGVKLTCVSVATDGPDGSHHGKPDDPVHGVKFEGTDGWIFVTRGRIEASKPEVLTEPLASNATHLYVSDNHMGNFFDCVRSRKPPICEPEIGHRSVTVCHLGVISMRLGRKLNWDPERERFVNDTEADRWLARPQRKPYTYDLA
- a CDS encoding superoxide dismutase family protein is translated as MKTLKALAVIAAVSSFGIISFEPARAAEHEHGEAWAAVRQAVAVLHATAGNKCHGTVRFTQEGDSVKVVADIEGLTPGQKHAIHVHQYGDCSSADGMSAGGHYNPEGHQHGLPEKEMRHAGDLGNLTADNDGKAHYEITVNNISIAGMKNPVIGRGVIVHAKVDDGGQPVGNAGGRIACGVIGVANTAAKK